A DNA window from Pungitius pungitius chromosome 1, fPunPun2.1, whole genome shotgun sequence contains the following coding sequences:
- the LOC119222138 gene encoding oxysterol-binding protein-related protein 2-like, producing the protein MNNEDEFYDAVTGLDSDESYEGVSEASFKDALVFDGRSQKNNGSVAQENGIKKHRTSLPSAMFSRNTVSIWSILKKCIGLELSKITMPIAFNEPLSFLQRITEYMDHTYLINKACSLPNSIERMQTIAAFAVSAVASQWDRTGKPFNPLLGETFELTREDQGFRLISEQVSHHPPVSAFHAESLVGDFVFHGSIYPKLKFWGKSVEAEPKGTITLELLKHNEAYTWSNPYCCVHNIILGKLWIEQYGTVEIVNHSTGDKCVLNFKPCGMFGKELHRVEGYIQDKSKKKHCVIYGKWTECMWSVDPQAYEAHKKSERKGDNKKQKNEEQEGAENDDADDMPDAQETVSVVPGSTLLWRIDSRPAQSAEMYNFTHFAMSLNELEPGMEAILAPTDCRFRPDIRAMENGRMEEASKEKERLEEKQRASRKERAKNEEEWTTRWFQMGTNPYTNSQGWLYSGGYFNRKYQDLPEIY; encoded by the exons ATGAACAATGAGGATGAATTCTACGACGCCGTCACAG GCCTGGATTCTGACGAGTCCTATGAAGGGGTGTCGGAGGCCAGTTTTAAAGACGCACTGGTATTTGATGGCAGGAGTCAGAAGAACAACGGCTCGGTGGCACAGGAGAACGGCATCAAGAAACACAG GACATCATTGCCCTCTGCCATGTTTTCTAGAAACACCGTCAGTATCTGGAGCATCCTGAAGAAATGCATCGGACTG GAACTCTCAAAGATCACGATGCCCATCGCCTTCAACGAGCCTCTGAGCTTCCTGCAGAGAATAACAGAATACATGGACCACACTTACCTCATTAACAAAGCCTGCTCTCTGCCCAATTCCATAGAACGCATGCAg ACAATTGCTGCTTTTGCTGTGTCGGCAGTTGCGTCTCAGTGGGACAGAACTGGGAAACCCTTCAACCCTCTGCTGGGAGAGACTTTTGAGCTCActag AGAAGATCAGGGCTTCCGGCTGATATCGGAGCAGGTATCCCATCATCCACCAGTCAGTGCCTTCCATGCAGAGAGTCTGGTCGGGGACTTTGTCTTCCACGGCTCCATCTACCCCAAACTCAAGTTCTGGGGCAAGAGCGTTGAGGCGGAGCCTAAGGGGACCATCACGCTAGAGCTACTCAA GCACAACGAGGCGTACACATGGAGTAACCCTTACTGCTGTGTGCACAATATTATCCTGGGAAAACTATGGATAGAGCAGTACGGCACGGTGGAGATAGTCAACCACAG CACTGGAGACAAGTGTGTGTTAAACTTCAAGCCCTGTGGGATGTTCGGCAAGGAGCTGCACCGAGTGGAAGGGTACATCCAGGATAAGAG TAAAAAGAAGCACTGTGTCATCTATGGGAAGTGGACCGAGTGCATGTGGAGTGTGGACCCTCAGGCCTACGAGGCCCACAAGAAgtcagagaggaaaggagacaacAAGAAGCAGAAAAAT gaggagcaggagggagcgGAGAACGATGACGCGGACGATATGCCCGACGCCCAGGAGACGGTTTCTGTGGTTCCAGGAAGTACTCTGCTCTGGAGGATAGACTCCAGACCGGCACAGTCTGCTGag ATGTACAACTTCACCCACTTTGCAATGTCTCTGAATGAGCTGGAGCCCGGCATGGAGGCCATCTTGGCCCCCACAGACTGTCGCTTCAGGCCGGACATCAGAGCCATGGAGAACGGCAGAATGG AAGAGGCCAgtaaggagaaggagagactggaggagaaacagagagcTTCCAGAAAGGAGAGAGCCAAGAATGAGGAGGAGTGGACCACCAG GTGGTTTCAGATGGGCACCAACCCGTACACCAACTCCCAGGGCTGGCTGTACTCTGGTGGCTACTTCAATAGGAAATACCAAGACCTGCCTGAGATCTACTGA